TGTCCCCTTGTGAGTCCTACTGGATGACTCTAAGATACTTACTTGACCAGGTCATTCGGTTCAGGATCTTCTGCAGTTGAATAGCATTTATTTCTGGATACTgaatggaaagcagaatggagagaGAAAACCATTGTTCCTGAACACTCATTAGCAGAGGGGTCACAAGCTATTGGGGCTGGGAACATCCTGTCCTGCATAGGTTCAACATGGTATATGTACCATTTCTGAGCAGAAATAAGTGACACCATTATATCGTACACAAGGATTGTGGCCAGACATGTAATTAAATCTTAGGTTTTATAAAAACTTTACAATGCTCTTTGACTGGTTGCCAAGTCCAGAGCACACCAGCAGGGCAGAACCCTTAAGAAGCAGGTTTATAGGGAGCAGTGATTCTCTGTGGAAGTATTTTAGAATGTCAGCAATTTGCTTTGAATTTTGTTCTTCACAAAAGCTCATCAGCCAAAATTCTAGATTTaaattttagagttgttattAAAATTTGACTTTATAAAATATCAGTGAAATGTAAGTATCATACACTTGAATTCATAAAATTTATGCATAGTCATAATGTACAATGTttactctgtgtgtatgtgtgtgtgtgtgtgtgtgtgttatatgttTGGATTCACTATTAGATTTCATTTGATTAAAGCACTGCAGCACAAAATGTTTAGAAACCCTGGCTATGGAGGAAAACCTTTATAAACACTACATACAAGATTCCAATTAATCCTCTTTGCTTTGCCCGTGACTAATTGATCTAGCTTCCAAGAATAGATAATCATCTTAACTACTTCTAGAGACAATGCCTCTTCACGCTCATCTAAAATGTGAAGACTTTAGTAGAAAGTAACAGGCAagggatgttatggtttagatatgaggtgttccccaaaagctcatgtgtgcaacatacaagaagattcagaggtgaaatgattgggttatgacagccttggTCTAATCATTGCATTATTCCATTGATCTGAATTAACTGGgcaataactgtaggcaggtggggagtgatcagaggaggtgggtcactgcctttggggtttatatttgctCCTGGTGAGTgcagcgctctctctctctctctctctctctctctctctctctctctctctctctcctctctctctctctctccttccttttgccatgtcctgagctgctttcctctacctcACTCATCTGTCatattgttctgcctcacccccaGGCTCAGAACAatagagtcagccatctatggacatAAACTTCTGAcaccatgagctccaaataaacttttcctcccttaagttgttcttgccaggtattttggtcatggtgagacaaaagctgactacaacagggaaagaggaagccttAAATCACATTTTACATATAGCATCAAACAAATACAAGCccacatttcataaaattttatgctCTACTTTATCCCCGCCCCCTCCTTCCACCCCTGCCCAACATCACCAGTCAACTAACCTTGGCAAAGAATTTGGTGAAGAATTCATTCTGCTCTTCATTTTGTTCTACTATTTCCTGtaggaacaacaaaaaaaaaaagagctgtatAAATAGACTCTCCTGCAAACATTATTGCCTCAGGGCTCCCAGGCCTCTGAAATTGACCTTGCATTGTCTTAAATTTTGCAACACAGCATTCACAAACATCTCTATTGCTCTGGTTCTCCCTGGTGCTGGGGAAGTAACAAATAGCAAAATGAGCCAAGGAAACACCagggagagagaagcagaagcagagaaagTATAGGTATCTCCCATGCCCCTGGAGCACTGGGCCCTGGATGATGAGAACCCATCCAGAAGGACAATTATCTAATAATTTCTTGGTGCAAAAACAGCTGACATGGGCACTTTGAGAGCACAACAGATGACATATACCTTTGCCATAGAGCAGGGAAGCAGGGTACACAGATATTTGCTGACCCTTTACCAGGACGAGAGGTGCCCACCACCCTGACACTGAAATAGGCCCCGTCGTGTGGACTTCCAACCAGACCTCTCACCTTAGAGTAGACCACCCTGGAATTGTTGCCAAGTTcactgaggaaagaaaaagacagagagTTTCTTCTGGGGGATCATCTTGGGAACATCTGAACCAATATTGGCCCTCCTGGGGGAGCTCATCTTTCAAGTTCTGTAGCTGAAGTGCCATGCAGTCCTACCGGGCTCACATCTCTCACCTCCCACATTCCCTTGAAGTGTCCAGTCCGGCCATAGGGCATAGTTCACCTCTCCTAACTCCCCTAACCTCCTCTACCAACCCCTACTTATAGTTCAAAACTCAGTGGTCTGGTCTGGCAGTGAGCCTAAGGTCAACTCAAACTATTATGGCCAcgacataaaaaacaaaacaaaacaaagcacctGGTATTGAAAGACTATCACATTAAATCAATCACAGGCAAAATATTAAGTTTGGTTGGGATGAATCTGTGTAGATTCAACTGCATACTAGTGGCGGCTGAGCCAGCTAATGAATGACAACCACCCTTCATCTGAACAAGCCCTGTGCCTCTCTCAGGAGTCATCCCTCCCTGAAGCCATCCCTGCTCCCCCAGGACTGTGGAGTTCAGCTCACATACCTTTCTCTGATACTCCTCTAGCCTCTGAGCATAGAAATGTTTATACTTAATATATTGCAATATCCATGACGGCCTATATGTCTGGGTCCTTACCAGATCTTCAACTTCACAAGGGCATGGGCTATGTCTGCTCTATCTTTTTATCTCTGACATTTAAGCATCCCGTTCTCTTCCATGGTTGGTGGAAGGAGAGTGGAAGGGGATGGCCTCTAAATAGAGAGCCACCGTGGTACCcagctttccttctctctctctcatcctagCAGCAGAGACTCCCCATTCACCATCTCCAGCCTTGTCCTCTTTGCCTGAAATGGCCCTACCAGGCCCTCGCAGGCCCCAACCTGAGTCCTTACTACAAGATGTGCTTCCTGGAGAAGAGTCTGAGGAGAAACTCCGACTCCTGGTGGGCCTCAGATGCACAGGGCACGATGAGGTACGTGCCTGGTTCCAGCCACAGCTCCTGAttcacttccttttctttaaGGAACACCTCAGGCCAGCTCAGGGGAGCATTTGCCCAGAAGAACTCAGCGGGCAGTTTCCTCTTGTCATTATAGTGCTGTGGGTGGGGAACAGAATGACACCAGTGGAGGTGATCACCCAGGGCTGGTGACCAGGCCTGGGGCCCTCTTTCAGGAGGCAGGACTGAGGTGGCCTTTGATCAGGCAAATCCCGTTACCCCAGAGGAGGATGAGGCTGAAGGGTGAGGAGGATAAGAACTAGAACGTTCTGGGGGCACCTTTGCTGGAACTCCAGCAGGGGCTGACGTGAGTTGATTTGTCCCCCTGCCTGCAGGCTCCATTTCACCATCCAGGAGTTCAGGCTCAGTCAAGGTAAGTCATCTGTCCTGGAGAGTCCCATTCAGGACAGCTGAGTTCCAatgttctttgtacactctatgTTGCCTCCATGTATGTGACACAATCTCAGGGTGACCGAGATTGTGACTAGTGGTCACAGGTGCAGCTGGACCATCACCATCCCTCCACCTGCAGCACAGCAGCTACGTACAGATAGCTGGACATGGCAGGGTCACCCCAGCCGAAACAGCCTCAGAAGAGGAGAACCGCATGGGAACTCTGACCTGAAGCAGCTCTCTGGATCTCACATTGCCTGGGCATGTGCTTTGttatctgcttttctttcttctttccctacttctctttatttttagtttttacttcctCTCCCCTTTGTCCTCACTCAAGGCTATGGAGAAAGAAGAGGTCCAGGATCATGCCTTGGGTTTACATATAACTGCCAACAAAGACATCACCCATCCGACACAGACCCGTTCAGCAGATttcacctggggctggggaaacAAAATACATCACTTTAtgatacatgttttctttttcagataatgAGAACCAGAGAACCATCCAGTTGCCCTCTTTGCTTTATCTGCTAGGAATCTCAGAGCTTAATTTTATAATCCGCCCTCATCGCTGTTCTGGGTTTAGTTTTTCTTGTATGATGGACTGCCTTCCCTCATTCCCTTATgacttttttcttgcctttttacttttataactGGTTTGCAGTTTTCATTTGTTTACACTTTTTATTGTAAATTGACCCAAATTCTATTTAGACTGTAAGTTTAATATAAATAGGCACCTTTTTAAGTTTAATACACAACTTTGGGAGTACTCAGTGTTCCGGCGGGagggaaaaacaaacagaaaaccaaaaacaTGACCCAATGCAAAATGGATTCTTTATAAAAGTCCTTTTGCTTGATTCAGTCCAACAGGAGAAAATGAGGGCTTCACTCTTGTTttcttggaaaacaaaacaatagctGCCACCCTCCCCTGCTGGAGTCCCTCAGGCTTCTTCTCTGATGCCTCCACAATGCCTCCAGGTGATTCTTGTCCCCCTGTCCATTTCCCCAAGttgcttctgctgctgctgctattgttgctgctgctgctgctgttgttattattattattattatgtaccagggattgaacccaggggcactcaaccactgagccacatccccagcctttttttgtatcttatttagagacagagtctcactgagttgcttagcacctcactaagtttctgaggctggctttgaactcaccatcctcctgtttcagcctcccaagctgctgggattagaggcatgcgccaccatacccagctcccCAAGCTTTTATCACTTGTCCCTGAGTAGGTGGGCTGTGTGGTCTCTTGATGTCCCGTATGTTTTAGGTCTATTTTATTATGAGCTTTATAACTCAGGCAAGATTGTCATTTATCATCCTTCCTAGGCTGTGACAGCCTTCAATATTAGCACTAGGTATTTATGCAGAGATTTAATGAATTCTGAAATTTATTGGTTCTGTGCTGGGCTGAGATCTCCTTATAGAAGTGTAAGGATTTCTCAGGATCCTCAGACAAAAAAAGAATAGCAGATGCTCTTTacttacacacacatgcacacacacacacacacacacacacagacacacacacagagttggcGTTATCCAGACATTCTCACAGCTTCTTGTATAGGATGCTACAGTCAAAACCAATCTCAAAGTGGCTTAGTCACAAAAAATGGCATCAGTCCAAACTAGGGCTTCTGGTCAAGGTCAAGTGTGGACCTCACCTTGCTCAcctggaaaacaaagaaagatttGGTTAGGCAGTGAAGGACCCCAAACCCTGATGAAATCCGACACAGAAGACACCCTCGGGGGTCCCTTCCCTTCCTTGGGCACTTCGATCCCTGGTGGGAAATTGGGGGAAAGCCTTGGGGAAGGAACCCCAGGCTGCTTGGGAGAGGAAAGGAGCCAACATTATCTGCACCATctatgagccaggcactgtgaaAAGTGCTACCACACGGTCTTCTTTTATGCAACCTTTGCATTAACTTCGTGGCCCCTATTTGGCAGGTGGAGAAACTGATGTTCAAGTGCAAGGAGGTGGCTTGTTCTAGATTGCATATTACTAAGTAAAGCGCCAAGACTTAAACCCAGTCCCAAGGACAGGGACAAATAGCTAAAAGGACAAGGACCAGGAAAAAGTGGTAGCTGTTGGAGACCCCACGCTGGACCTCACACTCTAGGCCCCAGAGGCCACCTACTCTGAACACGTAGAAGCCAATGGCCAGGCGAGACTTCGGGTTGCGGCACCTGTGCCTGGGCTTCTGCAGCAGGGAAACTAGCAGGCTGCAGGTTCTCAGGGACTGCCTCCCCTCCTCAGGCCTCCAGATAGACAGCAGGAACTGTGGATTTTTCCAAAACGTATCTGGGCAAAACACAGCAAGGTGAGAACAGGACTCTGGTTCTGCTGGCGTCTGCCTTTCCAAACCACTGAGAGGTGCACAGTCTGAGGACACCTTCACCAGGCTTCACATCTGAGGTCCATCTGGACAGAGTGGAGACCCTTCATCCTCAGCTCTACGTCCCATTTACCCCCTGCTCCTCTACCTCAGGTTCTCCTACACGTACCTGCCCAGAGTTGTTCCTATGCTGTCGCCGCTTTGCCTGGCAAAGCCTGGCCCAGATATCATGCCCCATGAACAACTGCTGCTTAAATAAGTGACTGTGTTAACTTGCTGAGAAGAGCATGCCCAAGATCCCAGGAGCCTTCATGCTTTAGCAAGGGTGAAGCCTTAGCATAAGGGCAGATTTAGTCGTTGGGAATATGGTGGCGGGAAGGGAACATCAGAGCTAAAGCTACCCTGCCCCTCTGAGATCAGACGCAGAGATCTTTTCTTCAAAAAGGAGGCTCGCCACTTCCATCATAGAGGAAGGGACATGGTCACCAACCTCCCATCTCAAGAATTTAGGCACATTTTTCTCCTCTAACTGAATAGTCCAGGAGTCCTGGTTGTGTGTTGCCTACCAGACTCTAGTGGGGAGATACCTGGCTGTGATTACTGTACCAGTCCTGCCCTTCCTGGAGCGGTTATTTTGATGCATCAGTGCTCTTATCCCAAAACGGAAGAAAGATTTCACCCACTCAGTGACCACGCCTGTGTGCCTGTGTCCCCTTGGTGTGGATTAGAGGGGGCATCACTTGGGAAAGATGCAGACCCATAGCTGAGAGCTTGACAGAGAGGACTGTACATCTGTGCAAACTGGGACCAAAGGTGCCCCCTCTTCCCTGCGGACATAGCCCAGGACTAGAGTGGGCAGCTGACAAGCACAGCCCCCTCCTCCTCAGCCACATGTGCAGGGCTCAGTCTACGGGACCATCTGCATGGGCTCCCCCACCCGCCATCCCCAATCCAAGAGCCCAATGTGTGCCCACCTTGCCACGAGGACTTCATCCGGCCTCCAGCTGTGCTCCCTTTCTCCCATCTCCCTTCCTGCATGGTGTACATCCACTTTTGGCCCACCTCGAAGCTCAACAGGCCTGGGGTCAGTTTGCAGATGACCAGAAGCACAAAATGTGCTTTAAAGTCCTGCAGGGACATCCTggagaagaagaggaaacagCACAGACAAGTGAGATGATGCCCTGTCCTAAGGACACACATCAGGAATGGGGCCTTGGTCTGGGCACCCCACCCTCTCTCAGACCAAGGCCctgtgtgggagaccaacctcccACGTGCCTGAgtacactccctggctgggtgctgaggctctcAGTTGCAGAAATGTAGCAGAACTtttcccacccttcttgggtgcaagggtcggtgtctcgtgcatgggtgtgtcttgctacagccccatgggtgaagctatgctcacctgttcctttgtaatataacccctgccctgtttaggatagaatcttccatggaagtgccttgtgtgtgtcccctcctcttactgtgcccttgggtatggcctacccaggtgtcagtcaacctgctgacagtggacatcatgaagatagactcagccccctgaaacctgaccccttgcctcatttgaatagcttctcctcaataaaaggggtcagcgagTGCTcttgctgtctctctctctttctgtggacctttaaggtcagaggagccgtcacggcgaccccaaagaaaaaggtatttgtgtctcttgtgtggttattttgtgcagcccagttagcccagtttaactggagtgacccctgaacCTTTTAGTCgcaagaacagaaacccggcagccCTGTCCTCCAGGCTCTGTGCAGAGCCCAGCTGGCCTTGGAGGCAGGAATGGGCTGAGCCTGATCCATGTGATGGTCCATCAGGGGAAGTGGAGCCCCAAGAAGCCCATGCCCTCTGGCTTTTAGCATTGTTAATATTGAAGATGATGGTCCCGCTTCTGTGTGAAAGTGACAAAAGCCAAACGGAGGTGTTCTCAGCTAGTCAATTGACTGATGATGTTCAATAGGCACAGTGTAGGTGAGTGCCCGGTTATTAATCAAGATCTTCACCCTCACCTGCTAACTGTGAGCTGAGTCCTGCTACCTAGGCTCTCTGGGGCTCAGTTTGCTCATCCGCAGGGTAGAATGACAGGATTTACAGGGCTCTAGAGCTCAGCAAAAGACCTTCGGCAGTGAGGACCCCACAGCAGTGTGGACAGGTAAGGGGAGAACACCAGTCCACGGGACATGGGTGGGGTAAATAGAAAGGGTGGGAAACAAAGGTGGAGGGAGCAGAGGGGGCTCTGTGGGACTCTAGCAGCAGAAGGGCCCACTTGGGCTGTTTCGGGAGGTAGCTTTGGGGTGATGAGGCGTAGTGTGACTCTGCTCGGCAGGGTCCAGATCAGGGGGCCTGTCATTTGACGAGACTCTGTAGTGCATTCCATCTTCATCTCCTTTTCAGGACAGGAAAGATAAACCTTGTGTTGAGTGCATTGAGCAGAGAGCAAAATGGAGGCCAGAGAGGCCGCTGCCTCCCAGCCCTGCTTGAAGCACACGTTGGGCTCCATGTCAAAGATCCTTCCCTCAAAATGACATCTTCACCTGTTCCTAAAAAagttcaagctttttttttttttctttcaaaatgcagGTGCAGAACCCTAGGACCTGCCCTAAAATGACCTTAGAACCAAAATCTCCAAGGGAGCTTAATGGAATCTGAGGAAGGAGAGCAGTGCCTGCTGGGCCTAGAGCAGAAGGGAGGGGTGCCGTCAACAGTCACAGGACAGAGCAAAATTATCATCACCTTCCACCTGGACCTGCATACAAGACTCTGGCTGCAACCTGTCAACCCCATTTCCCTTAACCTTGGGATGCTTAAATTCCTCCCCTACTTGTGGATCAGGGAGATGAACTTGCTACCTGCCCCCTTGTCAGGTGGCCTCCAGTGAAAGGTCTTTTTATAAAAACTGGGAACCACAGAGTTGGCTTCTAGGTGTGCTGGGCAGTGAGCAATTGTTGAGTATTGTTCTGATCCCAGGGACTGTGACAGTGTATTTCCCTTTTGGCCCTGCTGGACTGGCAGCCCGTTAAGGGAGTGTGTCTTACTGACCTCTTTATATGAGATGCCTGGCATATATGAGGCAcccagaaaatatttgctgaatgtaaGCCAGGGCATGTGTCCCAAATCCCCAAGTCAAATACCAGAATTCTCCATCATTATCTTTCCTCAGAAGCAGAAGCTTCTCCTTGGGGCTCAGCAGCTCCCATTTTCTCgaactgaaaatagaaaagatacaTTTTCATGAGGAATGACAAGATTGTGAAGAATATGCCAGAAATTCTTTAGTAAATGCTCGGTGGTGTCattatttagtattattttcAGACTGTTTTGCAGACAACTAAATCTTACAGTCTGCATTATGAGATCAACATGTAACATTAATCAATCACTTACTCTAAGCCAAGCACCAGGCTAGGCTCTTGacatactttatttcatttaaggcTAGCATCACTTAAGGCTAACAACAACTTTGACAGAGAGACATTGATCTCCATTTTGGAGATCAGGCAACTGAGATTAAGAGAGATCAAGTCACTTGCTTGAAGTCACAAAACTCTTCAATGTCACAGCTGGCATTTGAGTCTGGAATTGCTTATTTTCAAAGCCCATCATATTAAACTTCTACTCCTGGCTATGAAGGAGTAAAACTGTCCTATATTAGCCTCCTACCATAAGCAACCAAAAGTGggacaaaatataagaaatgatTTTCAGACATTGGGCAGTGGTCAGCACAGGACTGTGATCCTGGGAGGAAGGAAGCCATGGGCTGAGCTCTCACATCACCTGGGCTTCTTCCTGAGGGAGTTTCCGGGACAGTGATACAGGAAGTGGAATACAAAAAGAACCTGTCAGTCCTGCTGAATGGAGAAGATAGAGTCTGGAGTTCCAGGAAACCAAGGCAGCTAAAATGTACTGGGCAAAGTGCCTGGGGGGAGTGGGGTGGGCAGAAGCTCCAGAAAACTTCACAGGGGTTCCCTTGAGCCTGTGCCTGAAATTTTATCTGTGCTTTCTTAAAATGAAACTGCATAAGACTGGTCTACAGACAGAACAATTCTCAGAGGTGACCCAGAGCCGGGAATCATGTGAACTTCCAACAGCTAGAGTTAAAAGACCCTTTTGAATACATAAAGTCTTTTACTAGAGATCCCAGAGGGTCTTCAAGTTAGTAGTGGAGTCAAATTATCACTGAAATAAAAGTTTCTCTTAACCTGCCCTACAAGTGCTTGAAAACTTCAAAGTATCCAAACCATCCCTAAACAATGTGACTACCTGGCAGAAAAAtcccaactttttaaaagaatacaatagAATTCCACATTCAGAAACTAAAATTTACAATGTCTAgcacccaattaaaaaaaaatttactagtCACATGAAGAAGCAGAAAAGTGATCCATGACCAGGAATAAAAACAGTCAGTAGAAACCAGTGTAGATAGAATTAACAGATAATTAAGATGGAAATAACAGGTAAGCATGTGAAGATAGCTTTTATAACCATACTCCGTATTCTCAAGGATGTAAAAGGAAATACAGACATAATGGGAGATGAAATGGGAGATTTGGAAAAGGAATTTCTAGAGCTGAAAAATATAGtatttgaaatggaaaatacaCTGGATGGGATTAGCAGCAGATAAAACATTATGGAATAAAAGtccctatttttatttaatcttcaccacACCTCTAGTTcagaaaaattatgaaacttGCCTTAGATGATATAGACAGAAAGTAACAAAATGATAATTTGACTCATCGACTATCTCTAATGTTAGTACTTGTCCTAGGAAGTGAACAATCACTACCAACACTATGATGATATATTTCTGTAGCACTTTAGAATTTAAGCATTTTGGGAGAGTGACATTTTTCCACATAGACTCAGTTCTTCTGTCACCTCTGTCAATTTATTCAAAGCAGCACACACTATTGGGGCAAAATTCAACCTGCTTTTCCAAGTCTTAATTTATTCATCTACAAAAATGGTCAAGTATAATGTAGATATGGACATGTTTGTGTACTCTGTAGTGTTACACAGGGTTAAAAATGGTAACTCTTCATAATGAGCAGAAGGACTCTCACAAAATTGGCCTCTCTTCCTATCTATTCCCTATACCCAGTCTGTTCCCTGTAAAACTCACATCTCCTTCAAGCTTCCTTAAGgcaaaaacaacctaaatgtagGCTTTCAGTCAGAATGCCCAGAGGTCACTAAGGTAACCAGACAGTAGCTATCAATTCAAATTTCTCTAACTTTGACTCAACAAGCACAAGAATGCATTGGACACTCCAGAGATAGAACACTAGACTAAGGTACCATAGACCTTCATTGAGTCATGCTATGTGACCAGAAGCAAATCTTCAACTAAGCATCTGTTTTTTTCCATTAGTAAAGTGGAAATGCAGCTACAGACCTTATATAGCACTGTCTGGGGAAACTAAATAGGTAGTAAAAGATCAAAGGATTTAGCATAACTCTAGCAAGTCCTCAATAAACATTCACTTTAATTAttctaataaaacagaaagtgactgagggggcgggggcaggatggggttgtggctcagtggcagagcacctgcatagcatgtgtgaggcactgagttcaatcctcagtaccacatatacacaaataaaaaataaaggtacatcaacaactgaaaaatatttttaaaaaagaaaaagtgacctCTATACCATAAAGCATCTTTTAAATTGTGAGAGATGGAGCTTCACACTCTGAAAGCTTTCTAAATCCAGCCTAAGGCCAAAGGAAGCACACATCTGAATTTGTGTGCAAATGGAAGCCTCCTTTTTCACCTGTCTGATTCTTCCCATTCCCCAGCAGTCCAAACCTGTCACTCCAGTCTCCTTGCCATTCCACCTTCCCCCAGGGGTTCCGTAGTTTCACTAGATATTCGGGTCCATATTTGCAGGTCACCTACATAAAATGAGAAGCAGTTTAGTGGCTTGGCTAAGTGCCAAGTTTTTCAGATATCTGGGTGAGACTCAGACCTGCAGCTGAGAACTTGCAAAGGAAAATCAAAGACCTGAAGAGTTGGTACAGTAGAAAGTGGCCCTGCTACTTGCACTTGCTAGCTTGTGGGACCCAGAACAGATGATTTAACCTCCTGTCTCTCAGTTTCTGGATCTATAAAATGAAGCTAACAGTCACAGCTATGGTAGTGGCTTACATGGTGGATCCCCAAAGCATCTGACCACCTAGAACATGGGAATGTGATCCTGTTTGgaaggatcttgagatgagagCATCCTGGATTAGGAAGTGGGTCCTAAATCCAAAGATTATCATTCTTGCAAGataagagaaagggagaagacaCCGAAGGAGAAGGTCACGTAAAAACAGAGGCAGAAATTAGATTAATGTAGCCCAACACCTAAAATAGTACTTAGCACACAGCAAGTGCTATatgaatttgttaaataaatatgaaaataaatgaaagttcaTGGCTGTTGGAGATCAAGAAGTATGAAGTTACAAATGAGTTTGAGTgcaagaaatttgaaaacagtcAAAGGAAAGTTTTGGGGGCGTCTGGCTCTCAAGAGAATGTCAGAGGATCTTAAAGATTTCTTATCTCCATGCTTTGCCCATGCAGTGTCCCTGCCCCACTAGAATGCCCTTCTCTTTCTTAGGGATCTACCCATCTTGTGGGAGCCAATGCATGCCAGCTCATCTGTGGAGCCTTTTCTGACTTCTCCCCAAGCCAACTGGTGAATGTCTTCTCTTCTACTTCTGAGCCCTCAAAGTCTTCCCTGTATGTTCTCCTCTCTCCATTTTTACTTTGCTTCTCTAACCTTCTCAGGTGTCCATATTTGACACTAAGCAATTTGTGGGCAGAGTGCCTGTCTGATC
The sequence above is a segment of the Marmota flaviventris isolate mMarFla1 chromosome 14, mMarFla1.hap1, whole genome shotgun sequence genome. Coding sequences within it:
- the Capn14 gene encoding calpain-14 isoform X2, coding for MLASSSSGLSGSYEDLQCGQVSEAFVDFTGGVTTTINLVEDPSNLWDILTQTTYSRTLIGCQTRIGERVQENGLVDGHAYTLTGIRKVTCKYGPEYLVKLRNPWGKVEWQGDWSDSSRKWELLSPKEKLLLLRKDNDGEFWMSLQDFKAHFVLLVICKLTPGLLSFEVGQKWMYTMQEGRWEKGSTAGGRMKSSWQDTFWKNPQFLLSIWRPEEGRQSLRTCSLLVSLLQKPRHRCRNPKSRLAIGFYVFRVSKHYNDKRKLPAEFFWANAPLSWPEVFLKEKEVNQELWLEPGTYLIVPCASEAHQESEFLLRLFSRKHILYELGNNSRVVYSKEIVEQNEEQNEFFTKFFAKYPEINAIQLQKILNRMTWSSLGSKQPFFSFDACQGILALLDLNASGTVSIQEFRSLWKQLMLYQEVFHKQDSSRSGLLDWVQLQAAVMEAGIVLGDDVCQLMLLRYGGPRLQIDFVSFVHLMLRAVNMENIFQNLTQDGKGIYLQKPEWLMMTLYS